A single Fundidesulfovibrio soli DNA region contains:
- a CDS encoding DUF362 domain-containing protein → MSTTGPDPAFPPGEAMKRREFLKRVAGASAVAVGACGLGLALRDPTGPSALPEVKALPGLGDYSVKDRPAGSPRMAVVRGADRAAMFEQGMNALGGMEQFVKKGDRVLIKVNAAFASPASLGATTHPELLAAVAAACAKAGAASVGVTDNPINNPESCFEIAGLAGAARQSGAKIIVPRAGLFAPATLPGARLIKDWPVLAGAFAGVTKLITLSPVKDHARAGASMSLKNMYGLLGGRRNVFHQDINAIITELSLLARPTLSVLDGTVSMMTNGPTGGSLSDLKATNMLVLTTDPVAGDAFGAGLLGRTLEDIPYIRMAQAAGAGTADFATLNPIYLDSGA, encoded by the coding sequence GTGAGCACCACCGGCCCTGATCCCGCTTTTCCGCCCGGCGAGGCCATGAAGCGCCGCGAGTTCCTCAAGCGCGTGGCCGGGGCCTCGGCCGTGGCCGTGGGAGCCTGCGGCCTGGGCCTGGCCCTGCGCGACCCCACGGGTCCCTCGGCCCTGCCCGAGGTCAAGGCCCTGCCCGGCCTGGGCGATTATTCCGTGAAGGACCGCCCCGCGGGCAGCCCGCGCATGGCCGTGGTGCGCGGCGCGGACCGGGCCGCCATGTTCGAGCAGGGCATGAACGCCCTGGGCGGCATGGAGCAGTTCGTCAAAAAGGGCGACCGCGTGCTCATCAAGGTCAACGCGGCCTTCGCCTCCCCGGCATCGCTTGGGGCCACCACCCACCCGGAGCTGCTTGCCGCCGTGGCCGCCGCCTGCGCCAAGGCGGGCGCGGCCAGCGTGGGCGTGACCGACAACCCCATCAACAACCCGGAGAGCTGCTTCGAGATCGCCGGGCTGGCCGGGGCCGCCCGCCAGAGCGGCGCGAAGATCATCGTCCCCCGGGCCGGGCTGTTCGCGCCCGCCACCCTGCCCGGCGCCAGGCTCATCAAGGACTGGCCCGTGCTGGCCGGGGCCTTCGCGGGCGTGACCAAGCTCATCACCCTCTCCCCGGTGAAGGACCACGCCCGGGCCGGGGCCTCCATGTCGCTCAAGAACATGTACGGGCTGCTGGGCGGCAGGCGAAACGTCTTCCACCAGGACATCAACGCCATCATCACCGAGCTTTCCTTGCTGGCCAGGCCTACGCTCAGCGTGCTGGACGGCACCGTCTCCATGATGACCAACGGCCCCACGGGGGGCTCCCTCTCCGACCTCAAGGCCACGAACATGCTCGTGCTGACCACGGACCCGGTGGCGGGCGACGCCTTTGGCGCGGGCCTGCTGGGCCGCACCCTGGAGGACATCCCCTACATCCGCATGGCCCAGGCCGCCGGGGCGGGCACGGCGGACTTCGCCACCCTGAACCCGATCTACCTGGACTCGGGAGCGTAA
- a CDS encoding DUF6599 family protein, with protein MARQRTSGAERMTGLAILALLACVAAWLAARQADFNPAVIVAMNHPKGAGRIVGGQQGEALSQSAGYLAGVQGFTALSELESYNPETLSDKIDGKAELYLASNFQEMACRAFSVADARAEVFVYAMESPKDAFAVFSGQRRPGAEQLALAQNAYATENALFLTKGRFYLEFVADHASPELRPALENLAQTLLAALPEDASQKSEADLFPTGGLRADSVRLAVSDALGMEGLENVYTAEYALPAGEAAAFLARRGSAAQAQAQAEAYAAFLTGNGFKPVPPGPDTAGLPEGARVLALEDMIQVVMTRGPVLAGVHDATSRAAALELARALGAALAKSPEEGKP; from the coding sequence GTGGCACGACAGCGCACCAGCGGGGCCGAAAGGATGACGGGGCTCGCCATCCTGGCCCTGCTCGCCTGCGTGGCGGCCTGGCTCGCCGCGCGTCAGGCCGACTTCAACCCCGCCGTGATCGTGGCCATGAACCACCCCAAGGGCGCCGGGCGCATCGTGGGCGGGCAGCAGGGCGAGGCCCTGTCGCAGAGCGCGGGTTATCTGGCCGGCGTGCAGGGTTTCACCGCCCTCTCCGAGCTTGAAAGCTACAATCCCGAAACGCTCTCCGACAAGATCGACGGCAAGGCCGAGCTGTACCTGGCCTCCAATTTCCAGGAGATGGCCTGCCGGGCCTTCTCCGTTGCGGACGCCCGGGCCGAGGTCTTCGTCTACGCCATGGAGTCCCCCAAGGATGCCTTCGCCGTGTTCAGCGGGCAGCGCCGCCCCGGGGCCGAGCAGCTGGCCCTGGCCCAGAACGCCTACGCAACCGAAAACGCGCTGTTTCTGACCAAAGGGCGCTTCTACCTGGAGTTCGTGGCGGACCACGCCTCCCCGGAGCTGCGCCCCGCGCTGGAGAACCTGGCCCAGACCCTGCTGGCCGCGCTGCCCGAGGACGCGTCCCAAAAATCCGAAGCGGACCTCTTCCCCACAGGCGGCCTCCGGGCGGACAGCGTGCGCCTGGCCGTGAGCGACGCCCTGGGCATGGAAGGGCTGGAGAACGTCTACACCGCCGAGTACGCCCTGCCCGCTGGCGAGGCGGCGGCCTTCCTGGCCCGGCGCGGGAGCGCCGCCCAGGCACAGGCCCAGGCCGAAGCCTATGCGGCCTTCCTGACGGGCAACGGGTTCAAGCCCGTGCCGCCGGGGCCGGACACGGCCGGGCTGCCGGAGGGCGCGCGCGTGCTGGCCCTGGAGGATATGATCCAGGTGGTCATGACCAGAGGCCCCGTGCTGGCGGGCGTGCATGACGCCACGAGCCGGGCCGCCGCGCTGGAGCTGGCCCGCGCCCTGGGTGCCGCCCTGGCCAAATCCCCCGAGGAGGGCAAGCCGTGA
- the gndA gene encoding NADP-dependent phosphogluconate dehydrogenase, whose protein sequence is MSNRDIALIGLAVMGQNLALNMAGKGFSVTVHNRTASVTHEFMERAGTAAGLRAEDTLAGMVATLARPRKVFLMVKAGSAVDHVIDELAPLLEPGDIIVDGGNSHYRDTELRAETLAAKGLHYLGVGVSGGEEGALRGPSIMPGGDRDAYALLEPILTAIAARADGEPCVGWMGKGGAGHFVKMVHNGIEYGDMQLIAEAYDILGRAGGLEAGRQAEVYARWNEGPLASYLVDITSQVLARTDKDTGKPLVDMVLDEAEQKGTGRWTAESALELGVPVPTLTAAVEARNISAMKTQRVRASRLLAGPAPQGGVDVDALVADMEQALYAAKVCSYAQGFSLLAEADRRSEFGLELGLAAKVWRAGCIIRAAFLDDIAASFRREPGLDNLLLAREFTGQVESRIPALRRIVGLAVAAGIPVPALGASLSYFDGYRSGRLPANLIQAQRDCFGAHTFKRTDREGVFHADWSSPAN, encoded by the coding sequence ATGAGCAACCGGGACATCGCCCTGATCGGCCTGGCCGTCATGGGCCAGAACCTCGCCCTGAACATGGCCGGCAAGGGATTCTCAGTCACAGTCCACAACCGCACGGCATCGGTTACGCACGAATTCATGGAGCGCGCCGGGACCGCCGCGGGGCTGCGCGCGGAGGACACCCTGGCCGGGATGGTGGCCACGCTGGCGCGGCCGCGCAAGGTCTTCCTGATGGTCAAGGCCGGGTCCGCCGTGGACCACGTGATCGACGAGCTGGCCCCCCTGCTGGAGCCGGGGGACATCATCGTGGACGGGGGCAACTCCCACTACCGCGACACGGAGCTGCGCGCCGAGACCTTGGCCGCCAAGGGCCTGCATTACCTGGGGGTGGGCGTCTCCGGCGGGGAGGAGGGCGCGCTGCGCGGTCCGAGCATCATGCCCGGCGGTGACCGGGACGCCTATGCCCTGCTGGAGCCGATCCTCACGGCCATCGCCGCCAGGGCGGACGGCGAGCCCTGCGTGGGCTGGATGGGCAAGGGCGGGGCCGGACACTTCGTCAAGATGGTGCACAACGGCATCGAGTACGGCGACATGCAGCTCATCGCGGAGGCCTACGACATCCTGGGCCGGGCCGGAGGGCTCGAAGCCGGGAGGCAGGCGGAGGTGTACGCGCGTTGGAACGAGGGGCCGCTGGCCTCCTACCTGGTGGACATCACCTCCCAGGTGCTGGCACGCACCGACAAGGACACGGGCAAACCCCTGGTGGATATGGTGCTTGACGAGGCCGAGCAGAAAGGCACCGGGCGCTGGACCGCGGAGAGCGCCCTGGAACTGGGCGTGCCCGTGCCGACGCTCACGGCGGCCGTGGAGGCCCGCAACATATCGGCCATGAAGACGCAGAGGGTCAGGGCTTCGCGCCTGCTGGCCGGGCCCGCGCCACAGGGCGGGGTGGACGTCGACGCCCTGGTCGCGGACATGGAGCAGGCCCTCTACGCGGCCAAGGTCTGCTCCTACGCCCAGGGCTTCAGCCTGCTGGCCGAGGCGGACCGGCGATCGGAGTTCGGGCTGGAGCTGGGTCTGGCGGCGAAGGTCTGGCGGGCAGGGTGCATCATCCGCGCCGCCTTCCTGGACGACATCGCGGCCAGCTTCCGGCGCGAGCCGGGGCTCGACAACCTGCTGCTGGCCAGAGAGTTCACCGGGCAGGTGGAAAGCCGCATCCCGGCGCTGCGGCGCATCGTGGGCCTGGCCGTCGCGGCGGGAATACCGGTCCCGGCGCTGGGAGCCAGCCTCTCCTACTTCGACGGCTACCGCAGCGGCCGGCTGCCAGCCAACCTGATCCAGGCCCAGCGGGACTGCTTCGGGGCGCACACCTTCAAGCGCACGGACCGCGAGGGTGTTTTCCACGCCGATTGGTCCAGTCCGGCAAATTGA
- a CDS encoding response regulator, with translation MIVEDNMESATNIAEILIKNGHDVILSDDLYCLDLIKQEGGVDMVITDIFLCRRSGLQIVLDVKDYNSGITVIAMSNGGAAFNFDYLDYAMEFGADAVMRKPLDERSVVSMVERFSNGGSLSMPVAASA, from the coding sequence ATGATCGTCGAAGACAACATGGAGTCCGCGACCAACATCGCGGAAATACTCATCAAAAACGGCCACGACGTCATCCTCTCAGACGACCTCTATTGCCTCGACCTCATCAAGCAGGAGGGCGGGGTGGACATGGTCATAACGGACATCTTCCTCTGCCGCCGCTCCGGTCTGCAGATCGTGCTGGACGTGAAGGACTACAACTCCGGGATCACGGTCATCGCCATGTCCAACGGGGGCGCGGCCTTCAACTTCGACTACCTGGACTACGCCATGGAGTTCGGGGCCGACGCCGTGATGCGCAAGCCCCTGGATGAACGCTCCGTGGTGAGCATGGTCGAGCGCTTCAGCAACGGAGGGAGCCTCTCCATGCCGGTGGCCGCCTCGGCCTAG
- a CDS encoding sigma-54 interaction domain-containing protein translates to MTSGKNLPLRLHLDDLPEEGGGVTAVLIGSRSMRDAHQLASKVAPSDAPILLQGESGTGKELFARLIHTLSNRKEKPFIPVNCGVLKGELFADKFFGHEAGAFTGASRQQKGSFELAGDGTLFLDEVGEIPPNNQADFLRVLEQRTFRRLGGERDLPFDARIVAATNRNLLEMVRSGDFRADLYYRLNVVPVSLPPLRQRTDDIPHLAAHFLEHYAHRYHRPVPSLAEESLAILGKYAWPGNARELRNMIERLVLVHPGGAIEPDDLPPEVLNSPLAHSAESPAPESMLLEAAVREAEIKAILRAFRHAQGSKAKTAEILGISPRTLRYKLSEYGLDLDRTAR, encoded by the coding sequence ATGACCAGCGGCAAAAATCTGCCGCTACGTCTGCATCTGGACGACCTGCCCGAGGAGGGCGGCGGCGTCACGGCCGTGCTCATCGGCTCGCGCTCCATGCGCGACGCCCACCAACTGGCCTCCAAGGTGGCGCCTTCGGACGCGCCCATCCTGCTGCAGGGGGAATCCGGCACCGGCAAGGAGCTTTTCGCCAGGCTCATCCACACCCTCTCCAACAGGAAGGAAAAGCCTTTCATTCCGGTGAACTGCGGCGTGCTCAAGGGCGAGCTCTTCGCGGACAAATTCTTCGGGCACGAGGCCGGGGCCTTCACCGGGGCCTCGCGACAGCAGAAAGGCAGCTTCGAACTGGCCGGGGACGGCACGCTCTTCCTGGACGAGGTGGGCGAGATACCGCCCAACAACCAGGCCGACTTTCTGCGCGTGCTGGAGCAACGCACCTTCCGCCGCCTTGGCGGAGAGCGCGACCTGCCGTTCGACGCCCGCATCGTGGCCGCCACCAACCGCAACCTGCTGGAGATGGTCCGCTCCGGGGACTTCCGGGCCGACCTCTACTACCGCCTCAACGTGGTGCCCGTCTCCCTGCCGCCCCTGCGCCAGCGGACCGACGACATCCCGCATCTTGCGGCCCACTTCCTTGAACACTACGCCCACCGCTACCACCGACCGGTGCCCAGCCTGGCGGAGGAATCGCTCGCGATCCTCGGCAAGTACGCCTGGCCAGGCAACGCGCGCGAGTTGCGCAACATGATCGAGCGGCTTGTGCTGGTGCACCCCGGCGGCGCCATAGAACCCGACGACCTGCCGCCCGAGGTGCTCAACAGTCCCCTGGCTCACAGCGCCGAGTCCCCCGCGCCGGAGAGCATGCTCCTGGAGGCGGCGGTGCGCGAGGCCGAGATCAAGGCCATCCTGCGCGCCTTCCGGCACGCCCAGGGCAGCAAAGCCAAGACGGCGGAAATCCTGGGAATATCCCCCAGGACGCTCCGCTACAAGCTCAGCGAATACGGTTTGGATCTGGACCGCACGGCCCGTTGA
- a CDS encoding sulfite exporter TauE/SafE family protein, translating into MKSRWMRLSMVVLALCLAWVAIALAAGADGGKALAEVSQAAGTPDAPWWQWPAVLLVFCFVLGIIAVLAGVGGGVLFVPLVSGFFPFHLDFVRGAGLLVALAGALAAGPGLLKRNMASLRLALPVALIASTCAIIGAMIGLALPTNIVQMALGGTILFIAFLLLFSKNTVRPVVEKQDAIGMALGMQGAYYDPGTCETIDWKTHRTLPGLLLFIVIGVMAGMFGLGAGWANVPVLNLVMGVPLKISVGTSKFLLSITDTSAAWIYLNQGCVIPLMAIPSVIGLMFGSFAGVKLLAKAKPKFIRYMVIGVLLFSGAKALMKGLGL; encoded by the coding sequence ATGAAATCGAGATGGATGCGACTTTCAATGGTGGTGTTGGCCCTGTGCCTGGCCTGGGTGGCCATCGCCCTGGCCGCGGGCGCCGACGGCGGCAAGGCGTTGGCCGAAGTTTCCCAGGCGGCGGGTACGCCCGACGCCCCTTGGTGGCAGTGGCCCGCCGTTCTGCTGGTGTTCTGCTTCGTGCTGGGCATCATCGCCGTGCTGGCGGGCGTGGGCGGCGGCGTGCTGTTCGTCCCCCTGGTGAGCGGCTTCTTCCCGTTCCATCTGGACTTCGTGAGAGGCGCGGGCCTGCTGGTGGCCCTCGCGGGCGCGCTGGCCGCGGGCCCCGGTCTGCTCAAACGCAACATGGCGAGCCTTCGCCTGGCGCTGCCCGTGGCGCTCATCGCGAGCACCTGCGCCATCATCGGCGCCATGATCGGCCTGGCCCTGCCCACCAACATCGTGCAGATGGCCCTGGGCGGCACCATCCTGTTCATCGCCTTCCTGCTGCTGTTCTCCAAGAACACGGTGCGCCCCGTGGTCGAAAAGCAGGACGCCATCGGCATGGCCCTGGGCATGCAAGGCGCCTACTACGATCCCGGCACCTGCGAAACCATCGACTGGAAGACCCACCGCACCCTGCCCGGCCTGCTGCTGTTCATCGTCATCGGCGTCATGGCGGGCATGTTCGGCCTGGGCGCCGGCTGGGCCAACGTGCCGGTGCTCAACCTGGTCATGGGCGTGCCTTTGAAGATCTCCGTGGGCACCTCCAAGTTCCTGCTGTCCATCACGGACACCTCGGCCGCCTGGATCTACCTGAACCAGGGCTGCGTCATCCCCCTGATGGCCATCCCCTCGGTCATCGGGCTGATGTTCGGCTCCTTCGCCGGCGTGAAGCTGCTGGCCAAGGCCAAGCCGAAGTTCATCCGCTACATGGTCATCGGCGTGCTGCTGTTCTCCGGCGCCAAGGCGCTCATGAAGGGCCTGGGCCTCTAA
- a CDS encoding DUF1634 domain-containing protein produces MADNTNACVSVETPPEQTLYADFLFWGCWGGLALMALTYILYVTGLMAPHVPMDKIVQLWSQPVKVYLEQGNVPQGWGWATLLAKGDFLNFLGIALLAGLTIVAYIPLIPAFLKKKDMTYAIIALLEVVVLTVAASGLVGSGGH; encoded by the coding sequence ATGGCTGATAATACCAATGCCTGCGTGAGCGTGGAAACCCCGCCCGAGCAGACCCTGTATGCCGATTTCCTGTTCTGGGGTTGCTGGGGCGGCCTGGCCCTGATGGCCCTGACCTATATCCTGTACGTCACGGGCTTGATGGCTCCCCACGTGCCCATGGACAAGATCGTCCAGCTCTGGAGCCAGCCCGTGAAGGTCTACCTGGAGCAGGGCAACGTCCCCCAGGGCTGGGGCTGGGCCACGCTGCTGGCCAAGGGTGACTTCCTTAACTTCCTGGGCATCGCGCTGCTTGCAGGCCTGACCATCGTGGCCTACATCCCGCTCATCCCGGCCTTCTTGAAGAAGAAGGACATGACTTACGCCATCATCGCTCTTCTCGAAGTGGTGGTGCTCACCGTGGCCGCATCCGGCCTCGTGGGTAGCGGCGGACACTAG
- a CDS encoding sigma 54-interacting transcriptional regulator: protein MKPLSPEILVSLDLAPVLDGLPLGVAVLDRDGLLVTMNAALERLTGFSRSEMAGVPGRHVLRSGLCHKRTAQEGPADTDIINRHRRRIPVRLHSLPVNDASGEMRYRLDLVEDLSALKDLERRLEEPGGVGGLVGKSPQMERLMRLLPAMAQADAPVIVIGETGTGKDAVAETIHKLSPRSREPFVRVNCGPMSPELLEAEIFGRRQPTGEITPGAFQRAGAGTVHLSDIGELPEALQIRLVQFTDEGLIRPVGAAMDVRSQARLIASSPLAPEDLVRAGKLRRDIAYRLGALRLDLPPLRERREDIEFLLAHFLELYAAKFRKKVDGFTPKARRLLLAHDYPGNVRELRNVVEFAVMVCTKPAIPPACLPVHLLGHLDLSGAGGE from the coding sequence ATGAAGCCCCTGAGCCCCGAAATACTCGTCTCGCTCGACCTTGCCCCCGTCCTGGACGGCCTGCCCCTCGGGGTGGCCGTCCTGGACAGGGACGGACTGCTGGTGACCATGAACGCCGCCCTGGAGCGGCTCACGGGGTTCAGCAGGAGCGAGATGGCCGGGGTGCCGGGGCGGCACGTGCTGCGCTCGGGGCTGTGCCACAAGCGCACGGCCCAGGAGGGCCCGGCGGATACGGACATCATCAACCGCCACCGCCGTCGCATCCCGGTGCGCCTGCACTCCCTGCCCGTCAACGACGCCAGCGGAGAAATGCGCTACCGGCTCGACCTCGTGGAGGACTTGAGCGCCCTCAAGGACCTTGAGCGCCGCCTGGAAGAGCCGGGCGGCGTGGGAGGCCTGGTGGGCAAGAGCCCCCAGATGGAGCGCCTGATGCGCCTGCTGCCGGCCATGGCCCAGGCCGACGCCCCGGTGATCGTCATCGGGGAGACCGGCACAGGCAAGGACGCCGTGGCCGAGACCATCCACAAGCTCTCGCCCCGCTCGCGGGAGCCGTTCGTGCGGGTCAACTGCGGGCCCATGTCGCCGGAGCTTCTCGAGGCCGAGATATTCGGCCGGCGCCAGCCCACCGGCGAGATCACCCCGGGGGCCTTCCAGCGGGCCGGGGCCGGCACGGTGCATCTCTCCGACATCGGCGAGCTGCCCGAGGCCCTGCAGATCCGCCTGGTGCAGTTCACGGACGAAGGGCTGATCCGCCCCGTGGGCGCGGCCATGGACGTGCGCTCACAGGCGCGGCTCATCGCCTCATCGCCGCTGGCCCCGGAGGATCTGGTTCGCGCGGGCAAGCTCCGCAGGGACATCGCCTACCGCCTGGGCGCCCTGCGCCTGGACCTGCCGCCGCTGCGCGAACGCCGGGAGGATATCGAATTTCTGCTGGCGCACTTCCTGGAGCTGTATGCGGCCAAGTTCCGCAAGAAGGTGGACGGGTTCACGCCCAAGGCCCGCAGGCTGCTCCTGGCGCACGACTACCCGGGCAACGTGCGCGAGTTGCGCAACGTGGTGGAATTCGCGGTGATGGTCTGCACCAAGCCGGCCATCCCGCCCGCTTGCCTGCCGGTTCACCTGCTCGGGCACCTGGACCTCTCCGGGGCGGGAGGCGAGTAG
- a CDS encoding NifB/NifX family molybdenum-iron cluster-binding protein: protein MRSKRVLIPLFRDEVAPRFDLASAALIAMVTPGEENIPTTDFLLPQPSAEGVCDLVLQKDVDVVICGAIEEEYYHYLRWKRVEVLDNVAAPARVALERFAKGALRAGDILFAKGGTDAR from the coding sequence ATGCGCAGCAAACGAGTGCTCATCCCGCTCTTCCGCGACGAGGTGGCCCCCAGGTTCGACCTGGCTTCGGCCGCGCTCATCGCCATGGTCACTCCGGGCGAGGAGAACATCCCCACCACGGACTTCCTGCTGCCGCAGCCCTCGGCCGAGGGCGTGTGCGACCTGGTGCTGCAAAAAGACGTGGATGTGGTGATCTGCGGGGCCATCGAGGAGGAATATTACCACTATCTTCGCTGGAAGAGAGTGGAAGTACTTGATAATGTGGCGGCGCCGGCCAGGGTCGCTCTCGAGCGATTCGCCAAAGGGGCGCTTCGGGCCGGGGACATCCTCTTTGCCAAGGGAGGCACCGATGCTCGGTGA